From the Ruania alkalisoli genome, one window contains:
- a CDS encoding adenylosuccinate synthase, with amino-acid sequence MPAVVVLGAQWGDEGKGKATDQLGSRVDYVVKFNGGNNAGHTVVVGDEKYALHLLPSGILSEGCTPVIGNGVVVDLEVLFEELDGLTERGVDVSKLLISSSAHVIPSYNRTLDKVTERFLGKRQIGTTGRGIGPTYADKMSRVGIRISDLFDEGILREKVEGALEQKNQILVKIYNRRAADIDAVTDELLSYADRVRPMVADTSLVLNQALDAGKTVVYEAGQATMLDVDHGTYPFVTSSSATAGGAATGSGIGPTRIDRVVGVIKAYTTRVGEGPFPTELNDDDGESLRKAGGEFGVTTGRPRRCGWYDAVVARYAGRVNGLTDLVLTKLDVLTGWEKVPVCVAYDVDGVRHDEMPVDQTAFHHATPIYEHLDGWWEDISGCRTFEDLPVNAQRYVLALEEMSGTRISSIGVGPDRAATIVRHDLLD; translated from the coding sequence ATGCCAGCCGTGGTGGTCCTCGGTGCCCAGTGGGGCGACGAAGGCAAGGGGAAGGCGACCGACCAGCTCGGTTCTCGCGTCGACTATGTGGTGAAGTTCAACGGCGGTAACAACGCTGGGCACACCGTGGTGGTCGGGGACGAGAAGTACGCGCTCCACCTGCTGCCCTCCGGAATCCTGTCCGAGGGATGCACGCCCGTGATCGGCAACGGCGTGGTGGTCGATCTCGAGGTGCTCTTCGAGGAGCTGGACGGCCTCACCGAGCGTGGTGTGGACGTCTCCAAGCTGCTCATCTCCTCCAGTGCTCACGTCATCCCCAGCTACAACCGGACGCTGGACAAGGTCACCGAGCGTTTCCTCGGCAAGCGGCAGATCGGCACCACCGGCCGCGGGATCGGCCCCACCTACGCGGACAAGATGAGCCGCGTGGGCATCCGCATCTCGGATCTGTTCGACGAGGGCATCCTGCGGGAGAAGGTCGAGGGGGCGCTGGAGCAGAAGAACCAGATCCTCGTCAAGATCTATAACCGGCGCGCGGCCGACATCGATGCCGTGACCGACGAGCTGCTCTCCTATGCCGACCGGGTCCGCCCGATGGTCGCCGACACGTCCCTGGTGCTGAACCAGGCTCTCGATGCCGGCAAGACTGTCGTGTACGAAGCAGGCCAGGCCACCATGCTCGATGTCGACCATGGAACCTATCCGTTCGTCACCTCTTCCTCTGCCACGGCCGGCGGTGCGGCGACCGGGTCCGGCATCGGGCCCACGCGGATCGATCGCGTGGTCGGCGTGATCAAGGCGTACACCACGCGTGTGGGCGAAGGTCCGTTCCCCACCGAGCTCAACGACGACGACGGTGAGTCGTTGCGCAAGGCCGGTGGCGAGTTCGGTGTCACCACCGGGCGGCCACGTCGCTGCGGTTGGTACGACGCTGTCGTGGCCCGCTACGCCGGCCGCGTGAACGGACTCACCGACCTTGTGCTGACGAAACTGGACGTGCTCACGGGTTGGGAGAAGGTCCCGGTGTGCGTGGCCTACGACGTCGACGGCGTCCGTCACGACGAGATGCCGGTGGACCAGACCGCCTTCCACCACGCCACCCCGATCTACGAGCACCTCGATGGGTGGTGGGAGGATATCTCCGGCTGCCGGACCTTCGAGGACCTCCCCGTGAACGCCCAGCGCTACGTGCTCGCGCTGGAGGAGATGTCCGGTACCCGGATCTCCTCGATCGGAGTGGGGCCGGACCGGGCCGCGACGATCGTTCGTCACGACCTGCTGGACTGA
- a CDS encoding DUF3151 family protein: MHANLLGPEPTRLPEDHPDMAARAAIGEGTSLRDVAARYPAASYAWAMLARESLAAADPVAAYAFARTGYHRGLDALRRAGWRGAGPIPAEHVPNQGFLIALLALADAAEAIGEAEEAERCRSFADDSDPAARSL, encoded by the coding sequence ATGCATGCGAACCTGCTTGGCCCGGAACCGACCCGGCTGCCCGAAGACCACCCGGACATGGCGGCGCGCGCCGCGATCGGCGAGGGGACGTCGCTGCGCGATGTCGCCGCCCGTTACCCGGCGGCGAGCTACGCCTGGGCGATGCTGGCACGGGAGAGTCTCGCGGCCGCGGACCCGGTGGCCGCCTACGCCTTCGCCCGCACCGGCTATCACCGTGGCCTGGACGCCCTGCGCCGCGCCGGCTGGCGCGGCGCTGGCCCGATCCCGGCCGAGCACGTCCCCAACCAGGGGTTCCTCATCGCCCTGCTCGCGCTTGCGGACGCCGCCGAGGCGATCGGTGAAGCGGAAGAAGCCGAGCGGTGCCGGTCCTTCGCCGACGATTCGGACCCGGCGGCACGCTCGCTGTGA
- a CDS encoding STAS domain-containing protein, with protein sequence MPDAPSDAVPPRNQGSGDGSTGIVQTLLEDDCTRLVLSGEIDVAMSDELTEAVAEAEKAGLPVKVDVRHVEFMDSAGIALLARLASHTPGRPLLIRPPDVVRFLLEATHIGDLVDVVEHDPAN encoded by the coding sequence GTGCCCGACGCACCCAGCGATGCCGTGCCACCCCGCAACCAGGGCAGCGGCGACGGCAGCACCGGGATCGTGCAAACCCTGCTCGAAGACGACTGCACCAGGCTGGTGCTCTCCGGCGAGATCGACGTAGCTATGTCCGACGAACTGACCGAAGCGGTCGCCGAAGCGGAGAAGGCTGGCCTGCCCGTCAAAGTGGACGTACGGCACGTGGAGTTCATGGACTCGGCCGGCATCGCACTGCTGGCCCGGCTCGCCAGCCATACGCCCGGACGGCCGCTGCTGATCCGCCCGCCGGACGTCGTCCGGTTCCTGCTGGAGGCGACGCACATCGGGGACCTGGTGGACGTCGTCGAGCACGACCCGGCGAACTGA
- a CDS encoding ATP-binding cassette domain-containing protein yields the protein MTTTAPRAPAESHTATPRPTVPEDPARRVDWRRLRRPATVLALVISMVSAVSQTFGTVIAGRLAENPVATGVMLLALCVLGAALLDTAGRVIWSTVADRAEGRLRGDLLTAALHQPLATLSEQAVGEILDRVDDDTHDVGTLVRMQGWGILRTVFLVVPMWLVAGWTWWPAFALFPVLAVITGLVVRPLLAPIAERKVIEEMAWTDHAAVLEEGIAGRDDLRTSLGQAYVVRRLAHLSAAVHEKFARVIVLESRLIRRAGMLLHSLLAAVAITGVALAIGGDLSVARLVTLFLVTAQFVGLVSHMAEQLPDLQAGLGALVRIRQMFASPPEPDGGASVRQGRLGVEVRNLHFAYPEGSFALSGISLHVPAGETIALVGRTGSGKSTLAALLSRAVEPEPGSVFLGGMDVTELDLQELRAAVGVVSQRTDILAGTLAQNITLFSDVPRARVEAAVTELGLTDWVAGLSDGLDTLLGASGTTLSAGEEQLVAFARLLVRDVQVVILDEATARMDPLTERRVVAASDRLLRGRTGILIAHRLSTTARAESVAVLDHGQVVQHGPRAILAAEAGPFRDLLAAGDSGSGDEHSEHDGSDGDHSDGPATTPPERGAGTSAAQLGHRRRTGLPPEREDVGTGPSLARGVLSALMARKAWGVGGAIGFLVSALLGAHGALTGFWWGRLVEAVQSGSSVGWLLGALVLGLLAFPLVFGDAIWRYPRWWVEVLLRTRMSVLRGQTMQRRLPRTPPGEVVARSMDADRYARYADRWVDFINGLVIAAVTAVLAGTWLAGAVLLAVMVFSALASSIGRPIAGRSAAAASQARAWFGRSLVSVLESARTVKLAGATPDVHAHLSTVDDERVGKAVREHRVQAVLDGVPVVLVQAGVVTAWAGVLWNWWGLATALLVANAVGGFDWFGRVAGAVVTEAPGTRAWQKATASFAGGVDLMHLPDGVDLLTGAAPPADPPTRQRLERLRLENVTAVHDDGTIGISDVDLEVRAGELVLLVGQVGSGKSSLLSALAGLVSHEGTIRWNGEEIEDAETFLRPGQVAHVAQVPRVLSGTFADNIRLGHERDLDRPVADARLGQDVREAGGVEALVGHRGVRLSGGQVQRLALARALATDTDLLLADDVSSALDASTELELWAALRDRSTTVIGATSKRAALALADRVVVLREGEVAAVGPWRELRQDWGHLAG from the coding sequence ATGACAACGACCGCCCCGCGGGCTCCGGCAGAGAGCCACACCGCAACGCCACGCCCGACCGTGCCGGAAGATCCGGCCCGCCGGGTCGACTGGCGGCGCCTGCGCCGCCCCGCGACAGTGCTCGCACTGGTGATCAGCATGGTCTCCGCGGTCTCGCAGACATTCGGAACTGTGATCGCGGGCCGGCTCGCCGAGAACCCGGTGGCAACCGGAGTCATGCTGCTGGCCCTGTGCGTGCTGGGAGCAGCTCTGCTGGACACCGCCGGCCGGGTGATCTGGTCGACCGTCGCGGACCGGGCCGAAGGGCGGCTGCGCGGCGACCTGCTGACGGCGGCCCTGCACCAGCCGCTGGCCACCCTCTCCGAGCAGGCCGTGGGCGAGATCCTCGACCGGGTCGACGACGACACCCACGACGTCGGGACCCTGGTCCGCATGCAGGGGTGGGGCATCCTGCGCACCGTTTTCCTGGTGGTGCCGATGTGGTTGGTTGCCGGGTGGACGTGGTGGCCGGCATTCGCGCTGTTCCCGGTGCTCGCGGTGATCACGGGCCTGGTGGTGCGGCCGTTGCTCGCCCCGATCGCCGAGCGCAAGGTGATCGAGGAGATGGCCTGGACGGACCATGCCGCTGTGCTCGAGGAAGGGATCGCTGGTCGCGACGACCTGCGCACCAGTCTCGGGCAGGCCTACGTGGTGCGACGCCTGGCTCACCTCTCGGCTGCTGTGCACGAGAAGTTCGCCCGCGTGATCGTGCTGGAGTCACGCCTCATCCGACGCGCGGGCATGCTGCTGCACAGCTTGCTCGCCGCCGTCGCGATCACCGGGGTGGCGCTGGCGATCGGCGGCGATCTCTCCGTGGCCCGGCTGGTGACACTGTTCCTGGTGACGGCCCAGTTTGTCGGCCTGGTTTCGCACATGGCCGAGCAGCTGCCCGATCTGCAGGCGGGCCTGGGGGCGCTGGTGCGCATCCGGCAGATGTTCGCCTCCCCGCCCGAGCCCGACGGCGGAGCTTCCGTTCGGCAGGGACGTCTCGGGGTGGAGGTGCGCAACCTGCACTTCGCCTACCCGGAAGGCTCCTTCGCCCTCAGCGGTATCTCCCTGCACGTGCCAGCCGGGGAGACGATCGCGCTGGTCGGGCGGACCGGCTCGGGCAAGTCGACCCTGGCGGCGCTGCTCTCCCGGGCGGTCGAACCCGAACCGGGTTCGGTCTTCCTGGGTGGCATGGACGTGACCGAGCTCGACCTGCAGGAGTTGCGTGCCGCCGTCGGGGTGGTGAGCCAGCGCACCGACATCCTGGCAGGGACGTTGGCACAGAACATCACGCTGTTCTCCGACGTACCGCGCGCGCGGGTGGAGGCAGCGGTCACTGAGCTGGGCCTGACCGACTGGGTGGCCGGGCTCTCCGACGGGCTCGACACCCTGCTGGGGGCGAGCGGGACGACCCTCTCCGCTGGTGAGGAGCAACTCGTCGCCTTCGCGCGACTGCTGGTGCGGGATGTGCAGGTCGTCATCCTGGACGAGGCAACGGCACGGATGGACCCATTGACCGAGCGTCGTGTGGTGGCCGCCTCGGACCGGCTGCTGCGCGGACGCACGGGAATCCTCATCGCCCACCGGCTGAGCACGACCGCCCGGGCGGAGTCGGTGGCGGTGCTCGACCACGGCCAGGTGGTCCAACATGGCCCGCGGGCTATCCTCGCCGCCGAAGCGGGCCCGTTCCGGGACTTGCTGGCCGCAGGTGACTCCGGCAGCGGTGATGAGCACAGCGAACATGACGGCAGCGACGGTGACCACAGCGATGGCCCGGCGACGACGCCACCGGAGCGGGGCGCCGGAACATCGGCGGCACAGCTCGGGCACCGGCGCCGCACGGGCCTACCGCCGGAACGCGAGGATGTGGGAACGGGACCGAGCCTGGCGCGAGGAGTGCTCAGTGCGCTCATGGCCCGCAAGGCGTGGGGTGTCGGGGGTGCGATCGGCTTCCTGGTCTCGGCGCTGCTCGGCGCCCACGGGGCGCTGACGGGGTTCTGGTGGGGACGTCTGGTGGAAGCGGTGCAGAGCGGTTCCTCGGTGGGATGGTTGCTCGGCGCACTGGTGCTCGGACTACTTGCGTTCCCGCTGGTCTTCGGTGACGCGATCTGGCGGTACCCACGCTGGTGGGTGGAGGTACTGCTGCGCACACGGATGTCCGTGCTGCGTGGCCAGACGATGCAGCGCCGCCTTCCCCGTACGCCGCCCGGGGAGGTCGTGGCACGCAGTATGGACGCCGACCGGTACGCCCGGTATGCCGACCGCTGGGTCGACTTCATCAACGGCCTGGTGATCGCAGCCGTGACGGCGGTCTTGGCCGGCACATGGCTGGCCGGCGCCGTACTCCTCGCGGTGATGGTGTTCTCTGCGCTGGCCTCGAGCATCGGTCGCCCCATCGCCGGGCGCTCAGCCGCGGCGGCATCGCAGGCGCGGGCCTGGTTCGGCCGGTCACTGGTCTCGGTGCTGGAGTCGGCCCGGACGGTCAAGCTCGCCGGCGCCACACCGGACGTGCATGCGCACTTGAGCACGGTCGACGACGAACGAGTCGGCAAGGCTGTGCGCGAGCACCGGGTACAGGCCGTCCTCGATGGCGTACCCGTGGTGCTCGTGCAAGCAGGAGTGGTCACCGCGTGGGCCGGGGTGTTGTGGAACTGGTGGGGGCTCGCGACCGCGCTGCTCGTCGCCAACGCCGTGGGCGGCTTCGACTGGTTCGGCCGGGTGGCCGGTGCCGTAGTCACGGAAGCACCGGGCACCCGCGCCTGGCAGAAGGCCACGGCCTCGTTCGCCGGGGGTGTGGACCTGATGCACCTACCCGACGGTGTGGACCTGCTTACCGGCGCTGCTCCGCCAGCAGATCCACCCACGCGGCAACGGTTGGAACGGCTGCGGCTCGAGAACGTCACGGCCGTGCACGATGACGGCACGATCGGCATCTCAGATGTCGATCTGGAGGTCCGGGCCGGGGAACTGGTACTGCTCGTCGGCCAGGTCGGCTCCGGCAAGTCCAGTCTGCTGAGTGCCCTGGCCGGTCTGGTCTCACACGAGGGGACCATCCGGTGGAACGGCGAGGAGATCGAGGACGCGGAGACCTTCCTGCGACCGGGGCAGGTGGCGCACGTGGCACAGGTTCCACGGGTGCTCTCGGGCACCTTCGCCGACAACATCCGCCTCGGTCACGAGCGCGACCTCGACCGCCCGGTGGCCGATGCCCGCCTCGGCCAGGACGTGCGGGAGGCCGGTGGGGTGGAGGCCCTGGTCGGGCACCGCGGGGTGCGACTCTCCGGCGGTCAGGTGCAGCGCCTGGCACTGGCCCGGGCGTTGGCCACGGATACGGACCTGCTGCTCGCCGACGACGTCTCCAGCGCACTGGACGCCAGCACCGAGCTGGAGCTGTGGGCAGCCCTGCGTGATCGCAGCACCACCGTGATCGGTGCGACGTCCAAGCGCGCCGCCCTGGCCCTGGCCGACCGAGTGGTCGTCCTGCGCGAGGGTGAGGTGGCCGCCGTCGGGCCGTGGCGGGAGCTGCGTCAGGACTGGGGGCACCTGGCGGGCTGA
- the fbaA gene encoding class II fructose-bisphosphate aldolase encodes MGIATPEVYQEMIDRAKEHAFAYPAVNVTSSQTLTAALRGFAEAESDGIIQVSVGGSEYASGSTIKDRVAGSLGLAAYAAEVAKNYPVTIALHTDHCAKENLDSWVRPLLAHEAEQVKNGGLPSFQSHMWDGSAVPLEENLQIAEELLELSQAAKTILEIEVGVVGGEEDGVSHEINDKLYTTVEDGLATVRALGTGEKGRYLTALTFGNVHGVYKPGAVKLRPEILGEIQQAVGAEVGKDKPFDLVFHGGSGSTADEVALAVDNGVIKMNIDTDTQYAFTRPVVDHIFRNYDGVLKVDGEVGNKKAYDPRAWGKSAEAGMAQRIAEACQWLRSAGQKMG; translated from the coding sequence ATGGGTATTGCTACCCCTGAGGTTTACCAGGAGATGATCGACCGGGCGAAGGAGCATGCATTCGCTTACCCGGCAGTCAACGTCACCTCCTCCCAGACCCTCACAGCCGCACTACGCGGCTTCGCCGAGGCCGAGAGCGACGGGATCATCCAGGTCTCCGTCGGCGGCTCCGAGTACGCCTCCGGCTCCACCATCAAGGACCGTGTCGCCGGATCGCTGGGTCTGGCCGCATACGCCGCCGAGGTGGCCAAGAACTACCCCGTGACCATCGCCCTGCACACCGACCACTGCGCGAAGGAGAACCTGGACAGCTGGGTTCGCCCGCTGCTGGCGCACGAGGCCGAGCAGGTGAAGAACGGCGGGCTGCCGTCCTTCCAGTCGCACATGTGGGACGGCTCGGCCGTGCCGCTGGAGGAGAACCTCCAGATCGCTGAGGAGTTGCTCGAGCTCTCCCAGGCCGCCAAGACCATTCTCGAGATCGAGGTCGGCGTGGTCGGTGGCGAAGAGGACGGCGTCTCCCACGAGATCAACGACAAGTTGTACACCACCGTCGAGGACGGCCTGGCCACTGTGCGTGCGCTGGGCACCGGCGAGAAGGGCCGCTACCTCACGGCTCTGACCTTCGGCAACGTGCACGGCGTGTACAAGCCGGGTGCGGTCAAGCTCCGCCCGGAGATCCTCGGTGAGATCCAGCAGGCCGTCGGCGCCGAGGTCGGCAAGGACAAGCCGTTCGACCTGGTCTTCCACGGAGGCTCCGGTTCCACTGCCGACGAGGTCGCCCTCGCGGTGGACAACGGTGTCATCAAGATGAACATCGACACCGACACCCAGTACGCCTTCACTCGCCCCGTGGTGGACCACATCTTCCGCAACTACGACGGTGTGCTGAAGGTCGACGGCGAGGTCGGTAACAAGAAGGCCTACGACCCGCGCGCCTGGGGCAAGTCGGCCGAGGCCGGTATGGCTCAGCGGATCGCGGAGGCCTGCCAGTGGCTGCGCTCCGCGGGCCAGAAGATGGGCTGA
- a CDS encoding ABC transporter ATP-binding protein: MSTTAPPEQAPSDPAERPASIRRLWFYARSHLRILLVGGVLTFLGGIVGLVQPLIAMSIIEALGAGDPLGDLLWILSGAVLVGAALEAFGPYLMQRTGQNIILTVRRRLVSQLVHLTVAEVDRLKSGDLVSRLTSDTNLLRTVASTTVIGGFTAIFMLIGGLAVMAWIDIVLFGVTLAMAAVVTVVMLVVMPRIGAATRESQTALGDMGAILERALGAFRTVKASGAEDREIASLDQAAVEARDKGVTVAVWEALAGVLAFLPVNIAFLVVLGLGGARVADGAMTIGSLIGFLLMLFYLMGPIGSLVQALSQLQTGLAAVARVEQVDHLESEDLSVGTASPTASLTSAGPLPAAQVEFDRVEFRYEDDLAPVHRGVTFTASGTGLTALVGPSGAGKTTIFSLIEGFYPATAGEVRVEGVAVQDWSLRELRSMIGYVEQDAPVLSGSLRDNLTLAAPHATDEDVAAVVAQARLSEMVARLPDGLDSAVGPRGVTLSGGERQRVAIARALLRRPRLLLLDEATSQLDAANEAALRQVMLEAAERTNVIVVAHRLSTVTSADQIVVLDAGRVRAVGTHAELLRADGLYRDLATEQLLTAEN; this comes from the coding sequence GTGTCCACGACTGCCCCACCAGAGCAGGCCCCGAGCGACCCCGCCGAGCGCCCTGCCTCCATCCGTCGCCTGTGGTTCTACGCCCGCAGCCATCTGCGGATCCTTCTCGTCGGTGGGGTCCTGACTTTCCTCGGGGGCATCGTCGGCCTGGTCCAGCCGTTGATCGCGATGTCGATTATCGAGGCGCTCGGTGCCGGCGACCCGCTCGGTGACCTGTTGTGGATCCTCAGTGGTGCCGTCCTGGTCGGGGCTGCCCTGGAGGCATTCGGGCCCTACCTGATGCAGCGCACCGGGCAGAACATCATCCTCACGGTGCGCCGCCGCCTGGTCAGCCAGCTCGTCCATCTCACGGTCGCCGAGGTCGACCGGCTCAAGTCCGGTGACCTCGTCTCGCGTCTGACCTCCGACACCAACCTGCTGCGCACGGTCGCCTCCACCACGGTGATCGGTGGATTCACGGCGATCTTCATGCTCATCGGCGGCCTCGCTGTGATGGCGTGGATCGACATCGTGCTCTTCGGGGTCACGCTCGCGATGGCAGCGGTGGTCACCGTGGTGATGCTGGTGGTGATGCCGCGGATCGGTGCGGCCACGCGGGAGTCGCAGACCGCCCTCGGTGACATGGGCGCCATCCTCGAGCGGGCGCTCGGCGCATTCCGCACCGTCAAGGCCTCCGGTGCTGAGGACCGGGAGATCGCCTCGCTGGACCAGGCGGCCGTCGAAGCCCGTGACAAGGGTGTGACAGTCGCCGTCTGGGAGGCGCTCGCCGGTGTGCTGGCGTTCCTGCCGGTGAACATCGCGTTCTTGGTGGTGCTCGGCCTCGGTGGTGCCCGGGTGGCTGACGGCGCCATGACGATCGGATCGCTCATCGGGTTCCTGCTGATGCTCTTCTACCTCATGGGTCCGATCGGCTCGCTCGTGCAGGCGCTCTCCCAGCTGCAGACCGGCCTGGCTGCCGTGGCACGGGTGGAGCAGGTGGACCACCTGGAGTCCGAGGACCTCAGCGTGGGCACGGCCTCCCCGACGGCGTCCCTCACCTCCGCAGGGCCGCTGCCTGCCGCTCAGGTGGAGTTCGACCGCGTCGAGTTCCGCTACGAGGATGACCTCGCTCCTGTGCACCGTGGGGTCACATTCACCGCCAGTGGCACCGGCCTGACCGCACTCGTGGGCCCGTCCGGAGCGGGCAAGACCACGATCTTCTCCCTCATCGAAGGGTTCTACCCGGCCACCGCGGGTGAGGTGCGCGTCGAGGGGGTGGCCGTCCAGGACTGGTCGCTGCGTGAGCTGCGTTCCATGATCGGATATGTGGAGCAGGATGCCCCGGTGCTCAGCGGGAGCCTTCGTGACAATCTCACCCTCGCAGCCCCGCACGCCACGGATGAGGACGTCGCCGCGGTCGTCGCGCAGGCCCGCCTGAGCGAGATGGTGGCGAGGTTGCCGGACGGGCTGGACTCCGCCGTCGGGCCCCGGGGTGTGACCCTCTCGGGAGGGGAGCGGCAACGGGTGGCGATCGCCCGTGCGCTGCTGCGGCGGCCGCGTCTGTTGCTCCTCGACGAGGCGACGTCCCAGCTCGATGCGGCGAACGAGGCCGCGCTGCGGCAGGTGATGCTGGAGGCGGCTGAGCGCACCAACGTGATCGTGGTGGCGCATCGTCTCTCCACTGTCACCAGCGCCGACCAGATCGTGGTACTCGATGCGGGCCGGGTGCGCGCGGTCGGTACCCACGCCGAGCTCCTGCGTGCCGACGGCCTCTATCGCGATCTGGCGACCGAGCAGCTGCTGACTGCCGAGAACTGA
- a CDS encoding RrF2 family transcriptional regulator: MRISAKAEYAVRAAAELATGGETPMPAEALARAAGVPHRFLEGILTDLRREGLVLSRRGAGGGHLLARPAERVTIADVIRAVEGPLVFVRDERPGEIAYQGAAAILPQVWVALRANVRAVLEQVTLADLAAGHVPGVVADLTSDEDAWRNP, from the coding sequence ATGAGGATCTCGGCGAAGGCGGAGTACGCCGTCAGGGCAGCGGCCGAGCTCGCCACGGGGGGCGAGACCCCGATGCCAGCCGAGGCGTTGGCGCGTGCGGCCGGCGTGCCGCACCGGTTCCTCGAAGGAATCCTCACAGATCTGCGGCGCGAAGGGCTGGTGCTCAGTCGTCGGGGTGCAGGTGGAGGCCACCTGCTGGCCCGGCCGGCGGAGCGGGTGACGATCGCCGACGTGATCCGCGCGGTCGAGGGACCGCTGGTGTTCGTCCGGGACGAGCGGCCGGGCGAGATCGCGTATCAGGGTGCGGCTGCGATCTTGCCGCAGGTGTGGGTGGCGTTGCGGGCGAACGTGCGTGCTGTGCTTGAGCAGGTGACGCTCGCCGATCTGGCCGCCGGTCATGTGCCCGGTGTGGTGGCCGATCTGACTTCCGATGAGGACGCCTGGCGCAACCCCTGA
- a CDS encoding sulfite exporter TauE/SafE family protein: MITLVLLALVGLGAQLVDGSLGMGHGITSTTLLLAIGLQPASASATVHLAQIGTTLASGLAHRRFGNVDWTVVRRLAFPGALGAFLGATALSRLPVTIAAPVMAVLLLALGCYVLVRFSVRGMRVDRIGTPLRRRFLTPLGFSAGMVSAIGGGGWGPVGTPALLASGRLEPRQVVGSISASEFFVAVAASAGFLLGIGTAGINPTWALALLAGGVVAAPLAAWLVRLIPARVLGTAAGGLIVLTNVHSLAGAITIPDGVRWLTYAIAAGVCVAAGVRTALAHQREQPTRVQVPERTTA, translated from the coding sequence GTGATCACGCTCGTGCTGCTCGCCCTCGTCGGGCTCGGAGCCCAGCTCGTGGACGGCAGCCTCGGGATGGGGCACGGGATCACCTCCACCACCCTGCTGCTCGCGATCGGCCTGCAGCCGGCGTCGGCCTCGGCCACGGTGCACCTGGCACAGATCGGCACCACGTTGGCCTCTGGACTGGCTCATCGACGCTTCGGGAATGTCGACTGGACGGTGGTGCGCCGGCTGGCGTTCCCGGGCGCACTCGGCGCGTTCCTCGGCGCCACCGCACTCTCTCGCCTTCCCGTGACGATCGCGGCCCCGGTGATGGCCGTCCTGCTGCTGGCGCTGGGTTGCTACGTACTTGTGCGCTTCTCGGTACGTGGGATGCGGGTCGACCGGATCGGCACCCCGCTACGACGCCGCTTCCTCACTCCACTGGGATTCTCGGCCGGGATGGTCAGCGCCATCGGTGGGGGCGGCTGGGGTCCGGTTGGCACACCGGCACTGCTGGCCAGCGGCAGACTCGAGCCGCGCCAGGTCGTCGGCTCGATCTCCGCAAGCGAGTTCTTCGTGGCGGTCGCTGCCAGCGCCGGCTTCCTGCTCGGCATCGGCACCGCCGGCATCAACCCGACCTGGGCGCTCGCCCTGCTCGCGGGCGGAGTGGTGGCCGCTCCCCTGGCTGCCTGGCTCGTGCGCCTGATCCCGGCGCGTGTGCTCGGCACCGCGGCAGGCGGGCTGATCGTGCTCACGAACGTGCACTCGCTCGCAGGTGCGATCACGATTCCCGACGGCGTCCGTTGGCTGACGTACGCCATAGCCGCCGGGGTGTG